The Halalkalicoccus subterraneus genomic sequence GCTGGCCGACGGCGACGGTGCGGATCGGGAGGAAGTGATCGAGCGGGTCACGAGCGAAACCGGCGCCGATCCCGAGGCGGTCGACGACGCCATCGAGAGCGCGCTGTTGAGCGGACGGTGCTACGAGCCCCAGGACGGCGTGTTGAAATCCATCTGATGGCGCTCGTCGAGCCGATCCCCGGCGAGCCGGCCGCGCTCGCCGATATCGACGGCGAGCGCGCGCTCGTGCTCGCGGATTTTCACGCCGGGATCGAGGTCGCGCTTCGCTACGAGAACGGCGTCGAGGTCGCGAGCCGTGCCGAACAGCGTCGCGAACACGTCCGGCGCTTGCTGGATACGACGAGCGCGGGGCGACTCGTGATCCTCGGCGATTTCATGCACTCGATCGGCGGACCCGGCGGGGCCGAACGTGGCGAGATCGAGGTCCTCCTCGAATCCCTCGCTGTTCCCGTAACGATCGTCAAGGGCAACCACGACGGCGACATCGAGTCGATCGTCGAGAACGCCCGCTCGCCCCGGACGCCCGGGTCCGTGCCGGAGGTGACGGTGACGCCCGACGGGGGCTGTCGACTCGGAAACGTGGGCTTCTGTCACGGCCATAGCTGGCCGGCGCCGGAAGTGCTCGGCGCGCGAGTGATCTGTGTCGGCCACGAACACCCACAGGTCAGGCTGACCGACGAGGTCGGCGGGAGCCGAACCGAACGGGTGTGGCTGCGGGGCTCGCTCTCCCGCGAGCCCTTCGCCGACCGGATCGAGGCGTGGAGCGACACCGATCTCGTCGTCTTCCCGGCGTTCAACGAACTGATGGGGGGAACCTGGGTCAACGTCCGCGGGGAGTTCCTCTGCCCGTTTCTGCCCGAGGGGCTCGACGGGGGGGAGGCCTACCTGCTCGACG encodes the following:
- a CDS encoding metallophosphoesterase — translated: MALVEPIPGEPAALADIDGERALVLADFHAGIEVALRYENGVEVASRAEQRREHVRRLLDTTSAGRLVILGDFMHSIGGPGGAERGEIEVLLESLAVPVTIVKGNHDGDIESIVENARSPRTPGSVPEVTVTPDGGCRLGNVGFCHGHSWPAPEVLGARVICVGHEHPQVRLTDEVGGSRTERVWLRGSLSREPFADRIEAWSDTDLVVFPAFNELMGGTWVNVRGEFLCPFLPEGLDGGEAYLLDGTRLGLYHEI